One window from the genome of Acidihalobacter ferrooxydans encodes:
- the rpsL gene encoding 30S ribosomal protein S12 — MATINQLVRKPRKQRQEKSNVPALEACPQRRGVCTRVYTTTPKKPNSAMRKVARVRLTNGHEVSGYIGGEGHNLQEHSVVLIRGGRVKDLPGVRYHVVRGSLDTQGVQKRRQARSKYGAKRPKS; from the coding sequence ATGGCAACAATCAACCAGTTGGTGCGCAAGCCGCGCAAGCAGAGACAGGAAAAAAGCAACGTACCTGCGTTGGAGGCCTGTCCGCAGCGCCGGGGTGTCTGCACGCGCGTGTACACCACCACGCCGAAAAAACCGAACTCCGCAATGCGCAAAGTTGCGCGTGTGCGCCTGACCAATGGTCATGAAGTAAGCGGCTACATCGGCGGTGAGGGTCACAACCTGCAAGAGCACTCGGTGGTGCTGATTCGCGGCGGTCGCGTAAAAGATCTGCCCGGCGTGCGCTATCACGTCGTGCGCGGCAGTCTGGACACTCAGGGTGTGCAGAAGCGCCGGCAGGCCCGTTCCAAGTACGGTGCGAAGCGGCCGAAGAGCTGA
- the fusA gene encoding elongation factor G, whose amino-acid sequence MARKTPIDRYRNIGIMAHIDAGKTTTTERILFYTGVSHKIGEVHEGAATMDWMEQEQERGITITSAATTCFWEGMDRQFPQHRINIIDTPGHVDFTIEVERSLRVLDGACAVFCAVGGVEPQSETVWRQANKYHVPRMAFVNKMDRSGADFLKVVGQIKARLGANPVPVQLPIGAEEDFQGVVDLIRMQAIYWNETDMGMTYDAKDIPADMVDLCNKWRENMVEAAAEATEELMEKYLEGGDLSEEEIRSGLRMRTLANEIVPALCGSAFKNKGVQAMLDAIIHYMPGPTDVPPIRGHLDDAAETEAVRHSSDDEPFSALAFKIATDPFVGSLTFFRVYSGVLNSGDSVYNPVKSKKERVGRILQMHANSREEIKEVRAGDIAAAVGLKDVTTGDTLCDGSNIITLERMEFPEPVISVAVEPKTKSDQEKMGIALSKLAQEDPSFRVRTDEESGQTIISGMGELHLEIIVDRMKREFKVEANVGAPQVAYRETIRKTVEQEGKFVRQSGGRGQYGHVRLRIEPREPGAGYEFENAIVGGVVPREYIPAVDKGVQEQMQNGVIAGYPVVDVKVTLYDGSYHDVDSSEMAFKIAGSMGFREGALKASPALLEPIMKVEVVTPEEYMGDVMGDLNRRRGLVQGMDDAVAGKVIRAEVPLAEMFGYATSLRSATQGRATYSMEFEKYAEAPNSVAEAVIKKTS is encoded by the coding sequence GTGGCACGTAAGACTCCAATCGATCGGTATCGCAATATTGGCATCATGGCGCACATTGATGCCGGTAAGACGACGACGACCGAGCGCATCCTGTTCTACACCGGTGTCTCACATAAAATTGGTGAGGTTCATGAAGGCGCGGCCACCATGGACTGGATGGAGCAGGAGCAGGAGCGTGGTATCACGATCACTTCTGCGGCCACGACGTGCTTTTGGGAAGGCATGGATCGCCAGTTTCCACAGCACCGCATCAATATCATCGATACACCCGGACACGTCGATTTCACAATCGAGGTCGAACGGTCTCTGCGCGTGCTCGACGGCGCGTGCGCGGTGTTCTGCGCGGTGGGTGGTGTAGAACCTCAGTCTGAAACGGTATGGCGCCAAGCCAACAAATATCATGTTCCGCGGATGGCCTTCGTCAACAAGATGGATCGGTCCGGCGCGGATTTCCTGAAAGTCGTGGGGCAGATCAAGGCGCGCTTGGGCGCAAATCCGGTGCCGGTACAGTTGCCGATCGGGGCTGAAGAGGACTTTCAGGGCGTCGTAGATCTGATTCGCATGCAGGCGATCTACTGGAACGAAACAGACATGGGCATGACCTATGACGCCAAGGATATTCCGGCGGATATGGTTGACCTGTGCAACAAATGGCGCGAAAACATGGTCGAGGCGGCGGCCGAGGCGACCGAAGAGCTGATGGAGAAATACCTCGAAGGCGGTGATCTGTCTGAAGAGGAAATCCGCAGTGGGCTGCGTATGCGCACGCTGGCCAACGAAATCGTCCCGGCGCTGTGTGGCTCCGCCTTTAAGAACAAGGGCGTCCAGGCGATGCTCGACGCAATTATCCACTACATGCCGGGGCCAACCGATGTGCCGCCGATTCGCGGGCATTTGGATGATGCGGCGGAAACCGAAGCGGTTCGTCATTCCAGCGACGATGAGCCCTTCTCGGCGCTGGCGTTCAAGATTGCCACGGATCCCTTCGTCGGTTCGCTGACTTTTTTCCGGGTCTATTCAGGTGTGCTGAATTCCGGGGACAGTGTTTACAACCCGGTCAAGAGCAAGAAAGAGCGCGTCGGTCGAATTCTTCAGATGCACGCCAATTCGCGCGAGGAAATCAAGGAAGTTCGTGCGGGTGATATCGCTGCAGCGGTGGGCCTCAAGGACGTGACAACCGGCGATACGCTTTGCGACGGCAGCAATATCATCACATTGGAGCGTATGGAGTTCCCGGAGCCCGTTATTTCGGTTGCGGTAGAGCCCAAGACCAAGAGTGACCAGGAAAAAATGGGTATCGCGCTGTCTAAGTTGGCGCAGGAGGATCCGTCTTTCCGGGTTCGCACCGACGAGGAGTCGGGGCAGACGATCATCTCCGGTATGGGCGAGCTGCACCTGGAGATCATCGTCGATCGCATGAAGCGTGAGTTCAAGGTTGAAGCCAATGTGGGCGCTCCGCAGGTCGCCTATCGCGAGACAATCCGCAAGACTGTCGAGCAGGAAGGCAAATTCGTGCGCCAGTCCGGTGGCCGCGGTCAGTATGGTCATGTGCGGTTGCGCATCGAGCCGCGTGAGCCTGGTGCCGGCTATGAATTCGAAAACGCCATCGTCGGCGGTGTGGTGCCGCGCGAATACATTCCGGCAGTCGATAAGGGCGTGCAGGAGCAGATGCAGAACGGCGTGATCGCTGGCTATCCGGTGGTGGACGTCAAGGTAACGCTGTACGACGGTTCGTATCATGATGTCGATTCATCGGAAATGGCGTTTAAGATCGCCGGTTCGATGGGCTTCAGAGAAGGTGCGTTGAAGGCGTCTCCAGCACTGCTCGAACCGATCATGAAGGTCGAGGTGGTAACGCCCGAAGAGTACATGGGCGACGTCATGGGTGATCTGAATCGACGCCGCGGTTTGGTCCAGGGTATGGACGACGCGGTTGCCGGCAAGGTAATACGTGCCGAGGTGCCGCTGGCTGAGATGTTCGGGTATGCGACGTCATTGCGCTCCGCGACCCAGGGCCGTGCGACCTATTCGATGGAATTTGAGAAATATGCCGAGGCGCCCAACAGTGTCGCCGAGGCGGTGATCAAGAAAACATCTTGA
- the tuf gene encoding elongation factor Tu, translated as MAKEKFERTKPHVNVGTIGHVDHGKTTLTAALTKVMGEAHGGVFKAYDQIDNAPEERARGITIATAHVEYESDTRHYAHVDCPGHADYVKNMITGAAQMDGAILVCSAADGPMPQTREHILLARQVGVPYIVVFLNKADMVDDAELLELVEMEVRELLDSYEFPGDDTPIVTGSALKALEGDQSEIGVPAVLKLVEAMDSYIPEPERAIDGAFLMPIEDVFSISGRGTVVTGRVERGVVKVGEEVEIVGIHDTQKTTVPGVELFLTLPDQGQAGDHVGVLLRGTKRDDVERGQVLCKPGSIKPHTKFEAEVYILSKEEGGRHTPFFNGYRPQFYFRTTDVTGSCDLPEGVEMVMPGDNVAMTVSLIAPIAMEEGLRFAIREGGRTVGAGVVAKVIE; from the coding sequence GTGGCCAAGGAAAAGTTTGAGCGTACGAAGCCGCACGTAAACGTGGGGACGATCGGACATGTTGACCATGGTAAGACGACGCTGACGGCGGCGCTGACCAAGGTAATGGGTGAGGCCCATGGAGGCGTCTTCAAGGCCTATGACCAGATCGACAATGCGCCCGAAGAGCGCGCACGCGGCATCACGATAGCGACCGCGCACGTCGAATACGAATCCGACACGCGCCACTACGCCCACGTCGACTGCCCCGGCCACGCCGACTACGTCAAGAACATGATCACCGGCGCTGCGCAGATGGACGGCGCGATCCTCGTGTGCTCGGCGGCCGACGGCCCGATGCCCCAGACCCGCGAACACATCCTGCTGGCCCGCCAGGTCGGTGTGCCCTACATCGTCGTGTTCCTCAACAAGGCCGACATGGTCGACGACGCTGAGCTGCTCGAACTGGTCGAAATGGAAGTGCGCGAACTGCTTGACTCCTACGAATTCCCCGGTGACGACACCCCGATCGTGACCGGCTCGGCGCTCAAGGCCCTCGAAGGCGACCAGAGCGAGATCGGCGTCCCGGCCGTGCTCAAGCTTGTCGAAGCCATGGACAGCTACATCCCCGAGCCCGAGCGCGCGATCGACGGCGCCTTCCTCATGCCGATCGAAGACGTCTTCTCCATCTCCGGGCGCGGCACCGTCGTCACCGGCCGCGTCGAACGCGGCGTGGTCAAAGTGGGTGAAGAAGTCGAAATCGTCGGCATTCACGACACCCAGAAGACCACAGTCCCGGGCGTTGAATTGTTCCTCACGCTGCCCGACCAGGGCCAGGCCGGCGACCACGTCGGCGTCTTGCTGCGCGGCACCAAGCGTGACGACGTCGAGCGTGGTCAGGTGCTGTGCAAGCCCGGCTCGATCAAGCCGCACACCAAGTTCGAAGCCGAAGTCTACATCCTGTCCAAGGAAGAAGGCGGTCGGCACACCCCGTTCTTCAATGGCTATCGGCCGCAGTTCTACTTCCGCACCACCGACGTGACCGGCTCGTGCGACCTGCCCGAAGGGGTCGAGATGGTCATGCCGGGCGACAACGTCGCCATGACCGTATCGCTGATCGCCCCGATCGCGATGGAAGAAGGGCTGCGATTTGCGATTCGCGAAGGTGGCCGCACTGTCGGCGCTGGCGTCGTCGCTAAAGTCATCGAGTAA
- the rpoC gene encoding DNA-directed RNA polymerase subunit beta', whose protein sequence is MRDLLNILKPTGQTDDFDAIRIALASPDLIRSWSFGEVKKPETINYRTFKPERDGLFCAKIFGPVKDYECLCGKYKRLKHRGVVCEKCGVEVTQAKVRRERMGHIELASPVAHIWFLKSLPSRIGLLLDMTLRDIERILYFEAFVVIDPGMTTLERAQLLSDEGYLEAIEEHGDEFDARMGAEAVLELLKSIDLKGEAVRLRQEMSETNSETKLKRISKRLKLIESYLESGNKPEWMILTVLPVLPPDLRPLVPLDGGRFATSDLNDLYRRVINRNNRLKRLLELNAPDIIVRNEKRMLQESVDALLDNGRRGRAITGTNKRPLKSLADMIKGKQGRFRQNLLGKRVDYSGRSVIVVGPTLMLHQCGLPKKMALELFKPFIFGKLIRRGLATTIKAAKKLVEREGAEVWDVLEDVIREHPVMLNRAPTLHRLGIQAFEPVLIEGKAIQLHPLVCAAFNADFDGDQMAVHVPLSLEAQLEARSLMMSTNNILSPANGEPIIVPSQDIVLGLYYMTRERINARGEGMVFADRAEVQRAYSCGAVELHARVKVRITETIKREDGEFETVTSVKNTTAGRAMVYEIAPEGMEFALFDRDLTKKAISGLINECYRRLGLKATVIFADRLMYTGFRYATRSGVSFGANDMVVPDEKVDLLESAENEVRDIEDQYATGLVTKGERYNKVIDIWSRANDQVAKAMMEKLGNDDVVDAEGNAVREKSFNSIYMMADSGARGSAAQIRQLAGMRGLMAKPDGSIIETPITANFREGLNVLQYFISTHGARKGLADTALKTANSGYLTRRLVDVAQDVVITEVDCGTQEGIVMAPIIEGGDVVEPLRERVLGRVVARDVLYPGTEKTLLEAGTLLDEGLCDRLEEAGVDEVVVRSTITCETLHGVCRQCYGRDLARGHAVNIGESVGVIAAQSIGEPGTQLTMRTFHIGGAASRSAAASNIQIKAAGVIRLHNVKLVEHHNGNLVAVSRSGELGVVDEVGRERERYKIPYGATISVKDGEAAQAGAVVANWDPHTHPIITEMNGRVRFLDFVEGVAVNKQVDEITGLSSTVISDPKSRGSAGKDLRPAIRMVDDNGDDLMLPGTQLPATYVLPAGAIVNLSDGDTVAIGDVIARIPQESSKTRDITGGLPRVADLFEARKPKESAILAERTGTVTFGKDTKGKQRLVITEENGDVYEELIPKWRQVSVFEGEKVARGEVIAEGELSPHDILRLRGIPALASYLVREIQDVYRLQGVKINDKHIEAIIRQMLRKVDITDAGDTRFLKGEQVDRARLMEENRRVVAEGKQAAQYESVLLGITKASLVTESFISAASFQETTRVLTESSVRGSEDKLRGLKENVIVGRLIPAGTGLAYHEERRRKRQMGDMLALELAAAAAETADADDGEAEIPLSMQPAVDGDDNGAVQPGEE, encoded by the coding sequence ATGAGAGACCTACTGAACATACTTAAACCCACCGGCCAGACGGACGACTTCGATGCCATTCGCATCGCGCTGGCTTCGCCGGATCTGATCCGCTCCTGGTCGTTCGGTGAAGTCAAGAAACCGGAGACCATCAATTACCGCACCTTCAAGCCGGAGCGTGACGGCCTGTTCTGCGCCAAGATTTTCGGGCCGGTGAAGGATTACGAGTGTCTGTGTGGTAAATACAAACGCCTCAAGCACCGCGGCGTGGTCTGCGAAAAGTGCGGTGTCGAGGTCACCCAGGCCAAGGTGCGTCGTGAGCGCATGGGCCATATCGAACTGGCCAGTCCCGTTGCCCATATCTGGTTTCTGAAGTCGCTGCCTTCGCGCATCGGCCTGCTGCTGGACATGACGTTGCGCGATATCGAACGCATCCTCTACTTTGAGGCCTTCGTAGTCATCGATCCGGGCATGACTACGCTGGAGCGTGCGCAGTTATTGTCTGACGAGGGCTACCTGGAGGCGATCGAAGAGCACGGCGACGAGTTCGACGCGCGGATGGGTGCCGAAGCGGTGCTCGAACTGCTCAAGAGCATCGATCTCAAGGGCGAGGCTGTGCGCCTGCGCCAGGAAATGTCCGAGACGAATTCCGAGACCAAGCTGAAGCGTATTTCCAAGCGCCTGAAGCTGATCGAGTCCTATCTGGAGTCAGGCAACAAGCCCGAGTGGATGATTCTGACCGTGCTGCCCGTGTTGCCGCCGGATCTGCGCCCGCTGGTGCCGTTGGACGGCGGACGCTTCGCGACATCGGATCTGAACGATCTGTATCGTCGGGTCATCAACCGTAACAACCGCCTGAAGCGCCTGCTCGAACTGAATGCGCCGGACATCATCGTACGCAACGAGAAGCGGATGTTGCAGGAGTCCGTGGACGCGCTGCTCGACAATGGTCGCCGCGGCCGCGCCATCACCGGCACCAACAAGCGCCCGCTGAAGTCGCTGGCCGATATGATCAAGGGCAAGCAGGGTCGCTTCCGCCAGAACCTGCTCGGCAAGCGTGTCGACTATTCCGGTCGCTCGGTCATCGTGGTCGGCCCGACCCTGATGCTGCATCAGTGCGGCCTGCCGAAAAAAATGGCGCTGGAACTGTTCAAGCCGTTCATCTTTGGCAAGCTGATCCGGCGCGGCCTGGCTACAACGATCAAGGCCGCCAAGAAACTGGTCGAACGTGAAGGCGCGGAAGTCTGGGACGTGCTGGAGGACGTGATCCGCGAGCATCCGGTGATGCTCAATCGCGCGCCGACCTTGCATCGTCTCGGCATTCAGGCCTTCGAGCCCGTGCTGATCGAAGGCAAGGCGATTCAGTTGCACCCACTGGTTTGTGCGGCCTTCAACGCGGACTTCGACGGCGATCAGATGGCGGTGCATGTGCCCCTGTCGCTTGAGGCGCAGCTTGAGGCGCGCAGCCTGATGATGTCGACCAACAACATTCTCTCGCCGGCCAATGGCGAGCCGATCATCGTGCCGTCGCAGGACATCGTGCTGGGTCTGTACTACATGACCCGCGAGCGTATCAATGCGCGTGGCGAGGGCATGGTGTTCGCCGATCGGGCCGAAGTGCAGCGCGCCTATTCCTGTGGTGCAGTGGAGCTGCATGCGCGTGTCAAGGTGCGCATCACCGAAACGATCAAGCGCGAGGATGGCGAGTTCGAGACCGTGACTTCGGTGAAGAACACCACCGCAGGCCGTGCGATGGTGTATGAAATCGCACCTGAAGGCATGGAGTTCGCGTTATTCGATCGTGATCTCACCAAAAAAGCGATTTCCGGTCTGATCAATGAGTGCTATCGCCGCTTGGGCCTGAAGGCCACCGTGATTTTTGCCGACCGTCTGATGTACACCGGCTTTCGCTATGCCACGCGTTCCGGTGTCTCTTTCGGCGCAAACGACATGGTCGTGCCGGATGAGAAGGTTGATTTGCTCGAAAGCGCGGAAAATGAAGTGCGCGACATCGAAGACCAGTACGCCACAGGTTTGGTTACCAAGGGCGAGCGCTACAACAAGGTTATCGATATCTGGTCGCGCGCGAACGATCAGGTTGCCAAAGCGATGATGGAAAAGCTCGGTAACGACGATGTGGTCGATGCCGAAGGCAATGCGGTGCGCGAGAAGTCGTTTAACTCCATTTACATGATGGCCGATTCCGGTGCACGCGGTTCTGCGGCGCAGATTCGTCAGCTCGCAGGTATGCGCGGCCTGATGGCCAAGCCGGATGGCTCCATCATCGAGACGCCTATCACGGCGAACTTCCGTGAAGGTCTGAACGTACTGCAGTACTTCATTTCCACGCACGGCGCGCGCAAGGGGCTCGCCGATACCGCACTGAAGACCGCGAACTCGGGTTACCTGACCCGGCGGCTGGTCGACGTGGCGCAGGACGTGGTCATCACCGAGGTTGATTGCGGTACGCAAGAAGGCATTGTCATGGCGCCGATCATCGAGGGCGGCGATGTGGTCGAGCCTTTGCGTGAGCGCGTGCTCGGTCGTGTGGTGGCGCGCGATGTGCTGTATCCCGGCACCGAAAAAACGTTGCTCGAAGCCGGGACGCTGCTGGACGAGGGGCTGTGTGATCGTCTCGAAGAGGCCGGTGTGGACGAGGTCGTGGTGCGTTCCACCATCACCTGCGAAACTCTGCATGGCGTGTGCAGACAGTGCTATGGGCGCGACCTGGCGCGCGGCCACGCGGTCAATATCGGCGAATCTGTCGGCGTCATTGCTGCGCAGTCGATTGGTGAGCCCGGCACCCAGCTCACCATGCGTACCTTCCATATCGGTGGGGCAGCGAGTCGTTCCGCCGCGGCCAGCAACATTCAGATCAAGGCTGCCGGTGTGATCCGGTTGCACAACGTGAAGCTGGTCGAGCATCACAACGGCAATCTGGTTGCGGTGTCGCGCTCCGGCGAACTCGGCGTGGTCGATGAAGTCGGTCGTGAACGCGAGCGCTACAAAATTCCCTACGGCGCAACCATCAGCGTCAAGGATGGCGAAGCCGCGCAGGCCGGCGCCGTCGTGGCGAACTGGGATCCGCACACCCATCCGATCATTACCGAAATGAACGGCCGGGTACGCTTCCTCGACTTCGTCGAAGGCGTCGCGGTCAACAAGCAGGTCGATGAAATTACCGGTCTGAGTTCGACGGTGATCAGCGATCCCAAATCGCGCGGCAGCGCGGGCAAGGATCTGCGTCCGGCCATTCGCATGGTGGACGATAATGGCGACGATCTGATGCTGCCGGGGACGCAGCTGCCGGCGACCTATGTGTTGCCAGCGGGTGCGATCGTGAATTTGAGCGACGGTGATACCGTGGCGATTGGCGATGTCATCGCACGTATCCCGCAGGAATCGTCCAAGACGCGCGACATCACCGGCGGTCTGCCACGTGTTGCCGACCTGTTCGAGGCGCGCAAGCCCAAGGAGTCAGCAATTCTGGCGGAGCGCACCGGTACGGTGACTTTCGGCAAGGACACCAAGGGAAAACAGCGCCTGGTGATCACCGAAGAGAACGGCGATGTCTACGAGGAGCTGATTCCGAAGTGGCGTCAGGTCAGCGTGTTCGAGGGTGAGAAGGTCGCGCGTGGCGAGGTTATCGCGGAAGGCGAGCTGAGTCCGCACGATATCCTGCGTCTGCGGGGTATCCCGGCGCTGGCGAGCTATCTGGTGCGCGAGATTCAGGACGTCTACCGGCTGCAGGGTGTGAAGATCAACGACAAGCATATCGAGGCGATCATTCGTCAGATGTTGCGCAAGGTTGATATCACGGATGCGGGCGATACGCGCTTCCTGAAGGGCGAGCAGGTGGATCGTGCGCGTCTCATGGAGGAGAACCGCCGCGTCGTCGCCGAAGGCAAGCAGGCGGCGCAATATGAATCGGTGCTGCTGGGAATTACCAAGGCTTCGCTGGTGACGGAGTCGTTCATCTCTGCTGCTTCCTTCCAGGAAACCACGCGCGTGCTGACCGAGTCTTCGGTGCGCGGCAGTGAGGACAAGCTGCGTGGGTTGAAGGAGAACGTTATCGTAGGTCGTCTGATTCCGGCCGGAACGGGGCTCGCGTACCACGAGGAGCGTCGTCGCAAACGGCAGATGGGCGACATGCTGGCGCTTGAACTCGCAGCGGCGGCTGCGGAAACAGCCGATGCCGATGACGGCGAAGCCGAAATACCCCTGTCGATGCAGCCTGCAGTCGATGGTGATGACAATGGTGCCGTTCAACCGGGAGAGGAATGA
- the rpsG gene encoding 30S ribosomal protein S7, with protein sequence MPRRREVPKRHILPDPKFGSEQLAKFINFVMESGKKSVAERIVYGALDHIAKRKSGVDPLEVLGAALDNVRPMVEVKSRRVGGATYQVPIEVRSVRQGALAMRWLVDSARKRGEKSMAQKLAGELMDASESKGGAVKKREDTHRMAEANKAFSHYRW encoded by the coding sequence ATGCCTAGAAGAAGAGAAGTTCCAAAACGTCACATCCTGCCTGATCCGAAGTTCGGTAGCGAACAGTTGGCCAAGTTCATCAATTTCGTGATGGAAAGCGGCAAGAAATCGGTTGCCGAGCGCATCGTATATGGTGCTCTGGATCATATCGCCAAGCGCAAATCCGGGGTTGACCCGCTTGAGGTGCTTGGTGCCGCATTGGATAACGTTCGCCCGATGGTCGAGGTCAAGTCGCGTCGTGTCGGTGGTGCGACGTATCAGGTGCCGATTGAGGTGCGTTCTGTGCGTCAGGGAGCGCTGGCTATGCGCTGGCTGGTTGATTCGGCGCGCAAGCGCGGCGAAAAATCGATGGCGCAAAAACTTGCCGGCGAGTTGATGGATGCCTCCGAAAGCAAAGGTGGCGCAGTCAAGAAGCGTGAGGATACGCATCGCATGGCAGAGGCCAATAAGGCTTTCTCTCATTATCGCTGGTAA